The Toxoplasma gondii ME49 chromosome XII, whole genome shotgun sequence genome includes a region encoding these proteins:
- a CDS encoding zinc finger, C3HC4 type (RING finger) domain-containing protein (encoded by transcript TGME49_247485), with protein sequence MIVVDDDSPPSAAPDRKEQRSAKRPSQKREEEEEEWILRGGSRCPICFLALSKNVAALMGCGHTFHLLCIEEWFKQRGGRSQKPTCPYCAKEYASRRYILSLHFDLPDLAARVSSLSSSSNAADENPETRLRRLELELREERREKEAAREEAMAHAAALEAHEAREEELVRQLRAEEEQRAKLASRVQTLEEARLREEETRQNACRTYEENRRVLEEKYHKLTKKCQSLQFLATVVKEDRLEGATLLDKIRRLPGLTSDEKLARIMPLVEFLKRSKAVRTAELKKLKKENFLLRRKLSASALAELPRDGAPSERRREEASSSFTINRQEKDGEARDKCDAYPLPSSSSSSSSSSPSPSASASSSSSSSSSSSLSVGSSSLGPAQRSERQSEERRENAHVSGASSRPQLRLSRAPALLSRRLPGGRADSRTFAAASLEANGGQRPSLKDPAKPQGTDGNAGAADARKEDSEAEGENKRMGEKAGIAKKGGKREKETGICEAEGGARRRGSEAPSAARQDEAREYREKSRGRENETWVVGRRHWGTEEAETSWRKRRREEVDDAGETGCLSVKRRVFGDRRQFLPENESRAGARPAQASRPASLLIHQVEDEAEAEKPEEEGWRGRRQRRQQLMELEVQVVPRDADEEELEGEEEETQLDSELASLFETPESLEKGRVRVFCSSFDAHPVVSGSPSASNVVDRDRHVSPVSSASSSGPLGPSSSSSCSFASSAPSPSAPSPLPFGSNFTSVSSVSCSAPSAPLQTTSFPCASLPLPRNTQTSTHAASERDPPRGNEEIGSLSSCDRRLTPATSKQTNNSVPSFIAHFLLSPSSVEKLRSRERELRDTEHESSAFFDRCLDGSLPTSAVQTPQRPRSRDNSRGAGWEGGNAENSSGVRIPGESGQERRTGAESGVEKTAASTRESRLEEAVSSGRHDGTERSKRVDPEELDVDGDSCESDRETVRESSDASDCSSNENLKNELTPSTSLRRDERRKWGSLQPYRPESLTAGVPCKGALGGRSRRRHLAKVNSPGCGGRSLREQVVCDKKSHDPRGVCTACLAKPPFGRSRLLNATRSTGVFGSFMRGKFQVQGVTFAGKNSVEKRLLN encoded by the exons ATGATTGTCGTCGACGACGACTCGCCGCCTTCAGCGGCACCAGACCGAAAGGAGCAACGTTCTGCGAAGCGGCCGAGtcagaaacgcgaggaagaggaagaagagtggatTTTACGCGGGGGGTCGAGATGCCCCATCTGCTTCCTTGCCCTCTCCAAAAATGTCGCCGCCCTCATGGGCTGTGGACACACTTTCCACCTTCTCTG CATCGAAGAGTGGTTCAAGCAGCGAGGCGGGCGCTCGCAGAAGCCGACATGTCCGTACTGTGCAAAGGAGTATGCGTCCCGGCGTTacattctctctctgcatttcgATCTTCCTGACCTTGCcgctcgtgtctcttctctctcctcttcctcga ATGCCGCTGACGAGAATCCGGAGACCAGACTGCGCAGACTCGAGCTG GAGCTGAGGGAGgaacggcgagagaaggaggctgcgcgagaagaagcgatgGCTCACGCTGCAGCACTCGAGGCCCATGAG gcgcgagaagaagaactcgtGCGCCAGCTTCGCGCtgaggaagagcagagagcgaaactCGCTTCccgtgtacagacactcgaggaggcgcggcttcgcgaggaagaaactcGACAGAACGCATGTCGCACGTACGAGGAGAATCGCCGCGTGTTGGAAGAAAAGTACCACAAGCTCACCAAGAAATGTCAAAGTCTTCAGTTTCTCGCAACAGTTGT aaaagaagaccGACTCGAAGGCGCGACCCTTCTCGACAAAATTCGACGGCTCCCCGGCCTG ACTTCCGATGAGAAGCTCGCCCGTATTATGCCTCTTGTCGAGTTCCTCAAAAG GTCGAAGGCCGTGCGTACCGCGGAACTGAAgaaactgaaaaaagaaaa ctttcttcttcggcggaAGCTCAGCGCCTCGGCGCTTGCGGAGCTGCCTCGCGACGGCGCTCCAAGCgagcggagacgcgaggaggcgagtTCCTCTTTTACTATCAACaggcaagagaaagacggggaAGCACGAGACAAATGCGATGCGTATCCTCTgccatcttcgtcttcttcctcgtcctcgtcttcaccttctccctccgcgtctgcctcttcttcttcctcttcttcctcttcttcttcattaTCGGTCGGTTCTTCTTCACTAGGTCCAGCACAAAGGtcggagaggcagagcgaggaaaggcgagagaacgcaCACGTTTCTGGTGCGTCTTCAAGGCCGCAgttgcgtctctcgcgtgcgcctgcgctcctctctcgccgacTGCCCGGCGGCCGCGCCGATTCGCGGACCTTTGCGGCAGCGAGTCTGGAAGCAAACGGGGGACAGAGGCCCTCTCTGAAGGACCCGGCAAAGCCGCAGGGGACCGACGGTAACGCAGGGGCTGCGGATGCGCgcaaagaagacagcgaagccgagGGTGAGAACAAAAGAatgggagagaaggcggggattgcgaagaagggaggaaagcgagagaaggaaacaggcatatgtgaagcagagggaggcgcgaggcggcgaggaagcgaagcgcCTTCTGCAGCCAGGCaagacgaggcgagagagtACAGGGAAaagtcgagaggaagagaaaacgagacatgGGTTGTGGGGCGACGACACTGGGGAACCGAGGAGGCCGAAACCTCTTggcggaagcgaagacgagaggaagtcGACGACGCTGGAGAAACCGGATGCCTCTCTGTGAAAAGGCGAGTCTTTggggacaggagacagtTCTTACCAGAGAACGAAAGCCGCGCCGGGGCCAGACCCGCGCAAGCGAGCAGACCGGCATCTCTGCTCATCCACCaagtggaagacgaagccgaggcagagaagccagaagaggaaggtTGGCGGGGtaggagacaacggagacagcagttGATGGAGCTCGAGGTGCAGGTCGTGCCTAGGgatgcagacgaagaagagctcgagggagaagaagaagagacgcaacTTGACAGCGAGCTGGCGTCGCTATTTGAAACTCCTGAGAGTCTGGAAAAAGGACGCGTACGCGTGTTCTGTTCGTCATTCGACGCGCACCCAGTCGTCTCCGGGTCTCCTTCTGCATCGAACGTCGTGGACAGAGACCGTCatgtctcccctgtctcaTCCGCCTCGTCGTCCGGGCCTCTGGggccttcttcatcttcaaGCTGTTCCTTTGCCTCTTCGGCTCCGTCCCCCTCTGCGCCCTCGCCACTTCCGTTTGGATCGAACTTCACTTCggtctcttctgtgtcgtgCTCGGCACCTAGTGCTCCCTTACAGACTACGTCGTTCCCCTGTGCATCTTTGCCGCTGCCGCGCAACACGCAAACGTCTACGCATGCGGCGTCTGAGCGCGACCCCCCTCGCGGCAACGAAGAGATCGGAAGCCTGTCTTCTTGCGACCGTCGCCTGACCCCGGCGACAAGCAAGCAGACCAACAACAGCGTTCCTTCCTTCATTGCGCacttcctgctctctccttcgagcGTCGAGAAACTGCGATCccgggagagagagctcCGTGACACAGAACACGAGTCCAGCGCGTTCTTCGATCGATGCCTAGACGGCTCCCTTCCGACCTCAGCTGTACAGACGCCTCAGCGGCCGCGTTCCAGGGACAACTCGCGAGGCGCCGGCTGGGAGGGAGGGAATGCAGAAAATTCGTCAGGTGTTCGTATACCCGGAGAAAGcggacaagagagacggacggGTGCGGAATCAGGCGTCGAGAAAACTGCCGCATCAACGAGGGAGTCTCGCCTCGAGGAAGCTGTTAGTAGCGGTAGACACGATGGAACAGAGAGATCTAAAAGAGTGGACCCTGAAGAGCTGGACGTCGACGGCGACAGCTGCGAGAGTGACCGAGAAACAGTTCGAGAGAGCTCGGATGCGTCGGACTGCAGCTCCAATGAAAACCTGAAAAACGAGTTAACGCCTTCGAcgtctcttcgtcgagaTGAAAGAAGGAAATGGGGGTCTCTCCAACCCTATCGACCTGAGAGCTTGACTGCGGGAGTTCCTTGT aAGGGCGCGTTGGGCGGGCGATCTCGACGCCGGCATCTCGCGAAAGTGAACAGTCCAGGGTGTGGCGGACGGAGCTTGAGAGAGCAAGTGGTCTGCGATAAGAAAAGTCACGACCCTCGGGGCGTATGTACAGCTTGTCTGGCTAAACCTCCCTTTGGGCGCTCTAGACTGTTGAACGCGACCCGAAGCACTGGCGTATTTGGTTCATTTATGAGAGGGAAATTTCAAGTTCAAGGCGTTACGTTTGCGGGGAAGAACTCTGTCGAAAAACGGTTGTTAAATTAA